A DNA window from Pseudomonas sp. GD03919 contains the following coding sequences:
- the mmsB gene encoding 3-hydroxyisobutyrate dehydrogenase, producing MHIGFLGLGNMGAPMAHNLLKAGHKLSVFDLSDTAVASLVEAGAAAAASPSELARADVEVIITMLPAAAHVKSVYLGEDGLLANVRPGVLLIDSSTIDPLSAREVARAALAQGNPMLDAPVSGGTGGAAAGTLTFMVGGAPSAFEHAQPILAAMGKNIVHCGGAGNGQVAKVANNMLLGISMIGVAEAMALGVSLGMDATVLAGVINTSSGRCWSSDTYNPFPGVMDNVPSARGYSGGFGTDLMLKDLGLATEAAKQARQPVLLGAAAQQLYQAFSLQGNGTLDFSAIINLYRKQED from the coding sequence ATGCATATCGGTTTTCTCGGGCTCGGCAACATGGGTGCGCCCATGGCCCACAACCTGCTCAAGGCCGGCCACAAGCTGAGCGTCTTCGACCTTTCCGACACGGCTGTCGCCAGCCTGGTCGAGGCGGGTGCGGCAGCGGCAGCGTCCCCCTCCGAGTTGGCCCGGGCCGATGTCGAGGTGATCATCACCATGCTGCCGGCGGCGGCCCATGTGAAGAGCGTGTACCTCGGCGAAGACGGCCTGCTGGCCAACGTCCGCCCCGGTGTGCTGTTGATCGACTCCTCGACCATCGACCCACTCAGTGCCCGCGAAGTGGCCAGGGCCGCTCTCGCACAAGGCAACCCGATGCTCGATGCGCCGGTATCCGGCGGTACCGGCGGCGCAGCGGCCGGCACCCTGACCTTCATGGTCGGTGGCGCACCCAGCGCCTTCGAGCATGCCCAGCCGATTCTTGCCGCCATGGGCAAGAACATCGTGCACTGCGGTGGCGCCGGCAACGGCCAGGTGGCCAAGGTCGCCAACAACATGCTGCTCGGCATCTCGATGATCGGCGTGGCCGAAGCCATGGCCCTCGGCGTATCCCTGGGCATGGATGCCACGGTTCTGGCCGGCGTGATCAACACCTCCAGCGGCCGCTGCTGGAGTTCGGACACCTACAACCCCTTCCCCGGGGTGATGGACAACGTGCCATCCGCACGCGGCTATAGCGGCGGCTTCGGCACCGACCTGATGCTCAAGGACCTGGGCCTGGCCACCGAGGCGGCCAAGCAGGCGCGTCAGCCGGTACTGCTCGGCGCAGCGGCGCAGCAGCTCTACCAGGCCTTCAGCCTGCAGGGCAACGGCACTCTGGACTTCTCCGCCATCATCAACCTGTATCGCAAGCAAGAGGACTGA
- a CDS encoding helix-turn-helix domain-containing protein, whose protein sequence is MTDSINKPETIALTDWLCRMRRSQGLSMRGLAERLGGKPHTYVQKVESGERRLDVVEYVWYCRALGVNPEEGVAIVVANLATVE, encoded by the coding sequence ATGACGGACAGTATCAACAAGCCCGAAACCATTGCCTTGACCGATTGGCTCTGCCGTATGCGCAGGAGCCAAGGGCTTTCGATGCGGGGATTGGCCGAGCGCCTGGGCGGCAAGCCTCACACCTATGTCCAGAAAGTCGAGTCGGGAGAACGTCGACTCGATGTGGTGGAGTACGTCTGGTATTGCAGGGCTTTGGGCGTGAATCCCGAAGAGGGAGTCGCCATCGTTGTGGCCAATCTGGCCACCGTGGAGTGA
- a CDS encoding electron transfer flavoprotein subunit beta/FixA family protein, with protein sequence MKVLATVKRVVDYNVKVRVKADNSGVDLANVKMSMNPFCEIAVEEAVRLKEKGVASEIVVVSIGPATAQEQLRTALALGADRAILVESNDELNSLAVAKLLKAVVDKEQPQLVIMGKQAIDSDNNQTGQMLGALTGFGQGTFASKVEVAGDKVKVTREIDGGLQTVALNLPAIVTTDLRLNEPRYASLPNIMKAKKKPLETVTPDALGVSTASTVKTLKVEAPAARSAGIKVKSVAELVEKLKNEAKVI encoded by the coding sequence ATGAAAGTACTAGCCACTGTGAAGCGCGTGGTCGACTACAACGTCAAGGTTCGCGTCAAGGCGGACAACAGCGGCGTCGACCTCGCCAACGTCAAGATGTCGATGAACCCCTTCTGCGAAATCGCCGTGGAAGAAGCCGTACGCCTGAAGGAGAAAGGCGTGGCGAGCGAAATCGTCGTCGTCTCCATCGGCCCGGCTACCGCCCAGGAGCAACTGCGTACCGCGCTGGCTCTGGGTGCCGACCGTGCCATCCTGGTCGAGTCCAATGACGAGCTGAATTCCCTGGCCGTGGCCAAACTGCTCAAGGCGGTGGTCGACAAGGAGCAGCCGCAGCTGGTGATCATGGGCAAGCAGGCCATCGACAGCGACAACAACCAGACCGGTCAGATGCTCGGCGCGCTGACCGGTTTCGGCCAGGGCACCTTCGCCTCCAAGGTGGAGGTGGCCGGCGACAAGGTCAAGGTCACCCGTGAGATCGATGGCGGTCTGCAGACCGTTGCGCTGAACCTGCCGGCGATCGTCACCACCGACCTGCGCCTGAACGAGCCGCGTTACGCGTCGCTGCCGAACATCATGAAGGCCAAGAAGAAGCCGCTGGAAACCGTTACCCCGGACGCCCTGGGCGTTTCCACCGCCTCCACCGTCAAGACCCTGAAAGTCGAAGCGCCGGCTGCTCGCAGCGCTGGCATCAAGGTCAAGTCCGTGGCTGAACTGGTCGAGAAACTGAAGAACGAGGCGAAGGTAATCTAA
- a CDS encoding electron transfer flavoprotein subunit alpha/FixB family protein, with product MTILVIAEHTNAALAPATLNTVAAAAKIGGDIHVLVAGSACGAAAETAAKIAGVAKVLVADNAAYANQLPENVAPLVAELGKNYSHILAAATSNGKNILPRVAAALDVDQISEIIAVESADTFKRPIYAGNAIATVQSSAAVKVITVRTTGFDAAAASGGAAAVEAVGAGGDAGISAFVGEALAKSDRPELTAAKIVVSGGRGMQNGDNFKHLYALADKLGAAVGASRAAVDAGFVPNDMQVGQTGKIVAPQLYIAVGISGAIQHLAGMKDSKVIVAINKDEEAPIFQVADYGLVADLFEAVPELERLI from the coding sequence ATGACTATCCTGGTTATCGCTGAACACACCAATGCCGCTCTGGCGCCCGCCACGCTGAACACCGTTGCCGCTGCCGCGAAGATTGGTGGCGACATCCACGTACTGGTAGCCGGTAGCGCCTGTGGCGCTGCTGCCGAAACCGCTGCCAAGATCGCCGGCGTGGCCAAGGTGCTGGTGGCCGACAACGCCGCCTATGCCAACCAGCTGCCGGAAAACGTCGCACCGCTGGTAGCCGAGCTGGGCAAGAACTACAGCCACATCCTGGCTGCCGCCACCAGCAACGGCAAGAACATCCTGCCGCGCGTCGCCGCTGCTCTGGACGTCGATCAGATCTCCGAGATCATCGCCGTCGAGAGCGCCGACACCTTCAAGCGCCCGATCTACGCCGGCAACGCCATCGCCACCGTGCAGTCGAGCGCGGCCGTCAAGGTGATTACCGTGCGTACCACCGGTTTCGACGCCGCGGCCGCCAGCGGCGGTGCCGCTGCCGTTGAAGCGGTCGGCGCTGGCGGCGACGCCGGTATCTCCGCCTTCGTCGGCGAGGCGCTGGCCAAGTCCGACCGCCCCGAACTGACCGCCGCCAAGATCGTGGTCTCCGGTGGCCGTGGCATGCAGAACGGCGACAACTTCAAGCACCTGTACGCCCTGGCCGACAAGCTCGGTGCCGCCGTCGGCGCTTCGCGCGCCGCCGTGGATGCCGGCTTCGTGCCCAACGACATGCAGGTCGGCCAGACCGGCAAGATCGTCGCGCCGCAGCTGTATATCGCCGTCGGTATCTCCGGTGCCATCCAGCACCTGGCGGGCATGAAGGACTCCAAGGTGATCGTGGCGATCAACAAGGACGAGGAGGCGCCGATCTTCCAGGTGGCCGACTACGGCCTGGTCGCCGACCTGTTTGAAGCGGTGCCTGAACTGGAACGGTTGATCTGA
- the mobH gene encoding MobH family relaxase, whose protein sequence is MLRLFRIKPQKAAPPPEPLPESYTPVESAHDLLQPAHRQQLLARIWELTALSHPQFQQLYLNPIQRYAQWVQQLPASEAHHHAYHGGMLDHGLELVAYSLKLRQSYLLPTGAAPEDQAAQADAWSAGIAYGALLHDIGKIAVDLRIERQDGSLWHPWHGPLDQPYRFRYSKGRDYKLHGAAAGLLYTQILDRDLLDWLSTFPALWGHLLHLLAGQYEHAGILGELVIHADRASVAQSLGGDPARAMTAPTHSLQRKLLDGLRYLLKAELKLNQAGPSDGWLTQDALWLVSKTVSDKLRAHLLAQGIDGIPSSNTSLFNVLQDHGMLQPSPDGRAIWRATITSETGWSHTFTLLRLTPALIWEADDRPASFAGTVVVEPEAKDEAEALPATDTDDAPAATTTPAPAETPAADSVDALLGLLGTAGPKPILQAPIDAPVPTPDRLSCSNSEGSREPPSGEHFMAWLKQRIQSHKLIINDAKALVHSVADTAFLVSPGVFQRYAREHLQTATLAKQDQIADWQWVQRRFEKLQLHRKQDSGLNIWTCEVTGPRKSRQLHGYLLADPRHLFEEVPPNNPYLLLTFVGSNTRRQRNASAETEPQFQLPALPDEIIPKSVGVCRR, encoded by the coding sequence ATGCTCCGCCTATTTCGCATCAAACCCCAAAAGGCTGCCCCTCCTCCGGAACCTCTCCCTGAAAGCTACACGCCCGTGGAGTCGGCCCATGACCTGCTCCAGCCCGCCCATCGACAGCAGCTGCTGGCACGCATCTGGGAACTCACCGCGCTGTCCCATCCCCAGTTCCAGCAGCTCTACCTGAACCCGATCCAGCGCTACGCCCAATGGGTCCAGCAGCTCCCGGCCAGCGAGGCCCATCATCACGCCTACCACGGCGGCATGCTCGATCACGGTCTGGAACTGGTTGCCTACAGCCTGAAACTGCGCCAGTCCTACCTGCTGCCCACGGGCGCCGCCCCTGAAGACCAAGCGGCACAGGCCGATGCCTGGTCCGCCGGCATCGCCTACGGCGCCCTGCTCCACGATATCGGCAAGATCGCCGTGGACCTGCGCATCGAACGCCAGGATGGCAGCCTCTGGCATCCCTGGCATGGCCCCCTGGACCAGCCCTACCGCTTTCGCTACAGCAAAGGGCGTGACTACAAGCTGCATGGCGCTGCGGCCGGCCTGCTCTACACCCAGATCCTTGATCGGGACCTCCTCGACTGGCTCAGCACCTTCCCTGCTCTTTGGGGACACCTGCTACACCTACTGGCAGGTCAGTACGAGCATGCCGGCATCTTGGGAGAGCTGGTCATCCACGCCGACCGTGCCTCGGTTGCCCAGTCCCTGGGAGGCGATCCGGCTCGAGCCATGACGGCCCCAACGCACAGCCTGCAGCGCAAACTGCTCGATGGCCTGCGTTACCTGCTGAAAGCAGAACTCAAGCTGAACCAGGCCGGTCCATCCGATGGCTGGCTGACCCAGGACGCGCTCTGGCTTGTCAGCAAAACGGTTTCGGACAAGTTGCGTGCCCACCTACTGGCACAGGGCATCGACGGCATTCCCAGCAGCAACACCTCGCTATTTAACGTGCTCCAGGATCACGGCATGCTGCAACCCTCCCCCGACGGCAGAGCGATCTGGCGGGCGACCATCACGAGCGAAACCGGCTGGTCGCACACCTTCACGCTGCTGCGGCTGACTCCGGCCCTGATCTGGGAGGCAGATGACCGCCCAGCGTCGTTCGCCGGCACCGTAGTCGTGGAACCGGAGGCCAAGGATGAGGCCGAGGCACTACCGGCAACCGACACCGACGACGCACCAGCCGCCACTACTACGCCCGCGCCAGCAGAGACGCCCGCCGCTGACAGTGTCGATGCCCTGCTGGGCCTACTCGGTACAGCCGGCCCCAAACCGATCCTGCAGGCTCCGATCGATGCCCCGGTGCCAACGCCCGATCGCTTATCCTGTTCGAACAGCGAAGGCTCTCGGGAACCCCCATCAGGCGAACACTTCATGGCCTGGCTGAAGCAACGCATCCAGAGCCACAAGCTGATCATCAACGACGCCAAGGCCCTGGTGCATAGCGTGGCCGACACGGCTTTCCTGGTCAGCCCCGGAGTATTCCAGCGCTACGCCAGAGAACACCTGCAAACAGCCACGCTTGCCAAGCAAGACCAGATAGCCGACTGGCAGTGGGTGCAGCGCCGCTTCGAGAAGCTGCAACTGCACCGTAAGCAAGACAGCGGCCTGAACATCTGGACCTGCGAGGTGACGGGGCCACGCAAGTCGCGGCAGTTACACGGCTACCTGCTGGCGGATCCGCGGCACCTATTCGAGGAGGTGCCGCCCAACAATCCGTATTTGCTGCTTACGTTTGTCGGGTCCAATACGCGCAGACAGCGAAACGCCTCAGCGGAGACGGAACCACAATTTCAGCTTCCTGCGCTCCCTGATGAAATAATTCCGAAAAGCGTCGGAGTGTGTCGTCGCTGA
- a CDS encoding enoyl-CoA hydratase, producing MAFETLLLDIQDRVGLITLNRPKALNALNSQLIDELNQVLDRLEADPAIGCIVIAGSPKAFAAGADIKEMAELTFPQIYLDDFFASADRIGNRRKPIIAAVAGYALGGGCELALMCDFIYAADNARFGLPEITLGVLPAIGGTQRLTHALGKAKAMELCLTGRQLSAEEAERAGLVARVFPLDQLLEETLKVAQGIAAKSLTATVMVKESINRAFEGSLSEGLRFERRVFHAIFATADQKEGMAAFVEKRPAQFKHR from the coding sequence ATGGCATTCGAAACATTGCTGCTCGATATTCAGGATCGCGTGGGGTTGATCACCCTGAACCGGCCCAAGGCACTCAACGCGCTAAACAGCCAGTTGATCGACGAGCTCAACCAGGTGCTCGACCGTCTGGAGGCCGACCCGGCCATCGGCTGTATCGTCATCGCCGGCTCGCCCAAGGCCTTCGCCGCTGGCGCCGACATCAAGGAAATGGCTGAGCTGACCTTTCCGCAGATCTACCTCGACGACTTCTTCGCCAGTGCCGACCGTATCGGCAACCGGCGCAAGCCGATCATCGCCGCGGTAGCCGGCTATGCCCTGGGCGGCGGCTGCGAACTGGCGCTGATGTGCGACTTCATCTACGCCGCCGACAACGCGCGCTTCGGCCTGCCGGAAATCACCCTCGGCGTGCTGCCGGCAATCGGTGGCACCCAACGCCTGACCCATGCCCTGGGCAAGGCCAAGGCCATGGAACTGTGCCTGACCGGCCGCCAGCTCAGCGCCGAGGAAGCCGAGCGCGCCGGCCTGGTCGCCCGTGTCTTCCCGCTCGACCAGTTGCTGGAGGAAACCCTCAAGGTCGCCCAAGGTATTGCGGCCAAGTCGCTGACCGCCACCGTCATGGTCAAGGAAAGCATCAACCGCGCCTTCGAGGGCAGCCTCAGCGAAGGTCTGCGCTTCGAGCGGCGGGTGTTCCACGCGATCTTCGCCACTGCCGACCAGAAGGAAGGCATGGCCGCCTTCGTCGAGAAACGGCCAGCACAGTTCAAACATCGCTGA
- a CDS encoding CoA-acylating methylmalonate-semialdehyde dehydrogenase: MTAQTNTQTAIPTVKLLIGGEFVESKTTQWREVINPATQEVLARVPFATDEEMNAAVASAKEAFKTWRKTPIGARARIFLKYQQLIRENIKELAAILTAEQGKTLPDAEGDVFRGLEVVEHAASIGNLQLGELANNVANGVDTYTLLQPLGVCAGITPFNFPAMIPLWMFPMAIATGNTFVLKPSEQDPMVTMRLVELALEAGVPPGVLNVIHGGVEAVNLICDHPDIKAVSFVGSTKVGTHVYNRATANGKRAQCMMGAKNHAIVLPDANRQQTLNNLLGASFGAAGQRCMALPVVILVGEAQQWLPELIEKAKTLKISGGSEAGADVGPVVSCAALDRISGLIAKGEAEGARLVLDGRNPQVAGYEKGNFVGPTIFTDVTTEMTVYREEIFGPVLCILNAATLDDAIELINANPNGNGTALFTRSGAAARHFQEEIDVGQVGINVPIPVPVPLFSFSGSRASKLGDLGPYGKQVILFYTQTKTITQRWFDEDEVGGPVNTTITLK, from the coding sequence ATGACCGCGCAAACCAATACCCAGACTGCCATTCCCACCGTCAAGCTGCTGATCGGTGGCGAGTTCGTCGAGTCGAAAACCACCCAGTGGCGCGAGGTAATCAACCCGGCCACCCAGGAAGTGCTGGCCCGTGTGCCCTTCGCCACAGACGAGGAAATGAACGCCGCCGTGGCCAGCGCCAAGGAAGCCTTCAAGACCTGGCGCAAGACGCCGATCGGTGCCCGCGCACGGATCTTCCTCAAGTACCAGCAACTGATACGTGAAAACATCAAGGAGCTGGCCGCCATCCTCACCGCCGAGCAGGGCAAGACCCTGCCGGATGCCGAGGGCGACGTGTTCCGTGGTCTGGAAGTGGTCGAGCATGCCGCCAGCATCGGCAACCTGCAGCTGGGCGAGCTGGCCAACAACGTGGCCAACGGCGTCGACACCTACACCCTGCTGCAACCGCTGGGCGTGTGCGCCGGCATCACCCCATTCAACTTCCCGGCGATGATCCCGCTGTGGATGTTCCCGATGGCCATCGCCACTGGCAACACCTTCGTCCTCAAGCCTTCCGAGCAGGATCCGATGGTCACCATGCGCCTGGTCGAACTGGCCCTGGAAGCCGGCGTGCCGCCGGGCGTGCTCAACGTCATCCACGGCGGTGTCGAGGCGGTCAACCTGATCTGCGATCACCCGGATATCAAGGCCGTGTCCTTCGTCGGTTCGACCAAGGTCGGCACCCACGTCTACAACCGTGCCACCGCCAACGGCAAACGCGCACAGTGCATGATGGGCGCGAAGAACCACGCCATCGTGCTGCCCGACGCCAACAGGCAGCAGACCCTGAACAACCTGCTCGGCGCCTCCTTCGGTGCCGCCGGCCAGCGTTGCATGGCACTGCCGGTGGTGATCCTGGTCGGTGAAGCTCAACAGTGGCTGCCGGAGCTGATCGAAAAGGCCAAGACCCTGAAAATCAGCGGCGGTAGCGAAGCCGGTGCGGACGTCGGCCCGGTGGTGTCCTGCGCTGCGCTGGATCGCATCAGCGGCCTGATCGCCAAGGGCGAAGCGGAAGGCGCGCGCCTGGTGCTCGACGGTCGTAACCCGCAGGTCGCCGGCTACGAGAAAGGCAACTTCGTCGGCCCGACCATCTTCACCGACGTCACCACCGAGATGACCGTCTACCGCGAAGAAATCTTCGGCCCGGTGCTGTGCATCCTCAATGCCGCGACCCTGGACGACGCCATCGAGCTGATCAACGCCAACCCCAACGGTAACGGCACCGCCCTGTTCACCCGTTCCGGCGCGGCGGCCCGCCACTTCCAGGAAGAGATCGACGTCGGCCAGGTCGGCATCAACGTACCGATCCCGGTGCCGGTACCGCTGTTCTCCTTCTCCGGTTCGCGCGCCTCCAAGCTGGGCGACCTCGGCCCCTACGGCAAGCAGGTGATCCTGTTCTACACCCAGACCAAGACCATCACCCAGCGCTGGTTCGACGAGGATGAAGTCGGTGGGCCGGTGAACACCACCATCACCCTGAAGTAA
- a CDS encoding enoyl-CoA hydratase/isomerase family protein — MSDAEAPVLAEARNRVGHLTLNRPAGLNALTLPMIRILWQQLQAWEDDPTILAVVLRANGEKAFCAGGDIRALYDSYRAGDDLHHIFFEEEYALDQYIHDYPKPIVALMDGFVLGGGMGLVQGAALRVVTERVKMGMPETGIGYFPDVGGSYFLPRLPGELGFYLGITGIQVRATDALYARLADWCLPSEQLAEFERCLDHMTWTGHPHESLSSLLATLASNRLTGAELKALRPAIDEHFALPDLPAIRASLQAESRPEYQDWAEQTVKLLDSRSPLAMSVTLELLRRGRTLSLANCFELELHLDRQWFAKGDLMEGVRALIVDKDKSPRWNPPTLEQLENKRVSEFFNGFQPTKAQRSA; from the coding sequence ATGAGCGACGCCGAAGCGCCCGTACTGGCCGAAGCACGCAACCGTGTCGGCCACCTGACGCTGAATCGCCCGGCCGGTCTGAATGCGCTGACCCTGCCGATGATCCGCATCCTGTGGCAACAGCTGCAGGCCTGGGAGGACGACCCCACGATCCTCGCCGTGGTCCTGCGCGCCAACGGCGAAAAGGCCTTTTGCGCCGGCGGAGACATCCGCGCGCTGTATGACAGCTACCGGGCCGGCGACGACCTGCACCACATCTTCTTCGAGGAAGAATACGCCCTCGACCAGTACATCCACGACTACCCCAAACCCATAGTCGCACTGATGGACGGCTTCGTCCTCGGCGGCGGCATGGGCCTGGTCCAGGGTGCAGCACTACGAGTGGTCACCGAGCGGGTGAAGATGGGCATGCCGGAAACCGGCATCGGCTATTTCCCAGATGTCGGCGGCAGCTATTTCCTGCCACGTCTGCCAGGTGAGCTGGGCTTCTACCTCGGCATCACCGGCATTCAGGTCCGCGCCACGGATGCACTGTACGCACGGCTGGCCGACTGGTGCCTGCCCAGCGAGCAGCTCGCCGAGTTCGAGCGCTGCCTGGACCACATGACGTGGACCGGCCACCCGCACGAATCCCTGAGTAGCCTGCTCGCCACCCTGGCGAGCAATAGGCTGACGGGGGCCGAACTCAAGGCTTTGCGTCCGGCCATCGACGAGCACTTCGCCTTGCCCGATCTACCGGCCATCCGCGCCTCGCTACAGGCGGAAAGCCGTCCCGAGTACCAGGACTGGGCCGAGCAGACCGTCAAGCTGCTCGACAGCCGCTCGCCACTGGCGATGAGCGTCACCCTGGAGTTGCTGCGCCGCGGCCGCACGTTGTCCCTGGCCAACTGCTTCGAGCTGGAACTGCACCTCGACCGGCAGTGGTTCGCCAAGGGCGACCTCATGGAAGGCGTGCGCGCACTGATCGTCGACAAGGACAAGTCGCCGCGCTGGAATCCACCGACTCTGGAGCAGCTCGAAAACAAGCGTGTGAGTGAATTCTTCAACGGCTTCCAACCGACCAAGGCACAACGTAGCGCCTGA
- a CDS encoding acyl-CoA dehydrogenase family protein, translating to MHDLELSEEQRMIRDMARDFAHREIAPKAQEWEKAGWIDDALVTQMGELGLLGMVVPEEWGGTYIDYVAYALAVEEISAGDGALGALMSIHNSVGCGPILRYGSQAQKEEWLPSLASGQAIGCFCLTEPHAGSEANNLRTRAEWNGDHWVLNGAKQFVSNGKRAKLAIVFAVTDPELGKKGLSAFLIPTDNPGFVVDRSEHKMGIRASDTCAVTLSNCVIPAANMLGERGKGLAIALSNLEGGRIGIAAQALGIARAAFEAALGYARERIQFGKPIIEHQSVANMLADMHTQLNATRLLVLHAARLKSAAHPCLSEASQAKLFASEMAERVCSHAVQIHGGYGYLEDYPVEKYYRDARITQIYEGSSEIQRLLIARELAHYNP from the coding sequence ATGCACGACCTCGAACTGAGCGAAGAGCAACGCATGATCCGCGACATGGCTCGCGATTTCGCCCATCGCGAGATCGCGCCCAAAGCCCAGGAATGGGAAAAGGCCGGCTGGATCGATGACGCCCTGGTGACGCAGATGGGCGAGCTGGGTCTGCTCGGTATGGTCGTCCCCGAGGAGTGGGGCGGTACTTACATCGACTACGTCGCTTATGCGCTGGCAGTGGAAGAAATTTCCGCTGGTGATGGTGCGCTCGGTGCACTGATGAGCATCCACAATTCGGTCGGCTGCGGGCCAATCCTGCGCTATGGCAGCCAGGCACAGAAGGAAGAATGGCTGCCAAGCCTGGCCAGTGGCCAGGCCATCGGCTGCTTCTGCCTGACCGAACCGCACGCCGGCTCTGAGGCCAACAACCTGCGCACCCGCGCCGAATGGAATGGCGATCACTGGGTACTCAACGGCGCCAAACAGTTCGTCAGCAACGGCAAGCGCGCCAAACTGGCCATCGTCTTCGCGGTCACCGACCCGGAGCTGGGTAAGAAGGGGCTGTCGGCCTTCCTGATACCCACCGACAACCCCGGTTTCGTGGTCGACCGCAGCGAACACAAGATGGGCATCAGGGCCTCGGATACCTGCGCGGTCACCTTGAGCAACTGCGTGATTCCAGCAGCCAATATGCTCGGTGAGCGCGGCAAGGGCCTGGCCATTGCCCTCTCCAACCTCGAAGGCGGCCGCATCGGCATTGCCGCCCAGGCGTTGGGCATCGCCCGTGCGGCCTTTGAGGCAGCGTTGGGCTATGCCCGGGAACGCATCCAGTTCGGCAAACCGATCATCGAGCACCAGAGCGTGGCCAACATGCTCGCCGACATGCACACCCAGCTCAACGCCACACGGCTGCTGGTTCTCCACGCGGCACGGCTGAAGAGCGCCGCTCACCCATGCCTGTCGGAAGCCTCGCAGGCCAAGCTGTTCGCCTCGGAAATGGCCGAGCGCGTTTGCTCCCACGCTGTGCAGATCCACGGTGGCTACGGCTACTTGGAGGACTACCCGGTGGAGAAGTACTACCGCGATGCCCGCATCACCCAGATTTACGAAGGTTCCAGTGAGATCCAGCGCCTGCTGATCGCCCGTGAGTTGGCTCACTACAACCCATGA
- a CDS encoding LysR family transcriptional regulator, whose amino-acid sequence MDWDNLRYFLELSRAGRLTSAANRLGVNYTTVARRVQALEKSLDAQLFLRSTVGYSLTEAGRSLLSQVEEMESTFSIIEKTREDRQESLSGHVRIGATEGYGSLMLAPQLAQFASGHPNLSIDLLAVPRTVHLSRREADIVIALERPERGPFIITKLTDYVLKLYASAGYLERHPPIRGKDDLRGHGFVGYVDDLLYSRELSCLDEIGKPRCIALRSTSILAQQQAAAAGAGIAILPAFSAAADARLRCVLGEQVEFTRTFWMLMPMELEGIARMKATWNFLREMAVENQALLLGVLDSGE is encoded by the coding sequence ATGGATTGGGACAACCTGCGCTATTTCCTCGAGCTTTCCCGTGCTGGCAGGCTTACCTCCGCTGCCAATCGGCTGGGCGTCAATTACACTACGGTGGCGCGCCGCGTGCAGGCGTTGGAGAAGAGCCTGGATGCTCAGTTGTTCCTGCGCAGTACGGTAGGATACAGCCTGACCGAAGCAGGGCGGAGTTTGCTGTCGCAGGTCGAAGAGATGGAGAGCACCTTCTCGATCATCGAGAAGACCCGTGAGGATCGACAGGAGAGCCTGTCCGGCCACGTGCGCATTGGGGCGACAGAAGGCTATGGTTCGCTGATGCTGGCCCCACAGTTGGCGCAGTTCGCCAGTGGGCATCCGAACCTGAGTATCGACTTGCTGGCGGTGCCGCGCACGGTCCACCTGTCGCGCCGCGAGGCGGACATCGTGATAGCTCTGGAGCGCCCGGAGCGTGGGCCGTTCATCATTACCAAACTGACCGACTACGTGCTCAAGCTGTATGCCTCGGCCGGTTATCTGGAGCGTCATCCCCCGATCCGTGGCAAGGACGATCTACGCGGGCACGGCTTCGTCGGCTATGTAGACGACCTGCTCTACAGCAGGGAGTTGTCCTGCCTCGACGAGATTGGCAAGCCTCGGTGCATTGCGCTACGCAGCACCAGCATCCTTGCCCAGCAACAGGCCGCTGCCGCAGGTGCCGGCATCGCCATCCTGCCAGCTTTCTCCGCCGCTGCAGACGCGCGCCTGCGATGCGTTCTGGGTGAGCAGGTCGAATTTACCCGGACATTCTGGATGCTGATGCCAATGGAACTTGAGGGCATTGCCCGGATGAAGGCGACATGGAATTTCTTGCGGGAAATGGCGGTGGAGAATCAGGCTCTCTTGCTCGGAGTGTTGGACAGTGGGGAATAA